In Bacillus sp. Cs-700, one genomic interval encodes:
- a CDS encoding DUF1871 family protein, whose amino-acid sequence MNEVSQLNRELVRMIKGWDPLSIGIDDYDTEAADVVQLVHQLDDVAELGKEIQAIYHFSYEEVIPLSKCEQLAVQLLALKNNSSCEL is encoded by the coding sequence ATGAATGAAGTAAGCCAACTAAATAGAGAACTCGTCCGTATGATTAAAGGATGGGATCCGCTGTCCATTGGGATCGATGATTATGATACGGAGGCAGCGGATGTGGTCCAGCTTGTTCATCAGCTAGATGATGTCGCCGAGTTAGGCAAAGAAATTCAAGCCATTTATCACTTTTCGTATGAAGAAGTGATTCCACTTTCGAAGTGTGAACAGTTAGCTGTTCAGCTTCTCGCGCTAAAGAACAATTCATCTTGTGAACTTTGA
- a CDS encoding DUF4397 domain-containing protein, with translation MKWICSFMMVVALLVAVSPQSFAAEKNNNANVRVIHASPDAPAVDIYVDGQPAFKNAAFKDVTDYAVLAPGEKTIQVFASSANGEGKPVLEQKLSVEAGENYSVLAVGKLENLALKVLEDQKGSGEKAGLRAVHASPNAPAVDIGVKGGDALIKNLAFTQNSEYQFIDPGTYNLEIRPAGTDKAVLDLPNLPVEAGVNYTAIALGLLDGDPSLNVILLKDGK, from the coding sequence ATGAAATGGATATGCAGTTTCATGATGGTGGTTGCGCTTTTAGTAGCCGTCTCCCCACAAAGTTTCGCCGCAGAAAAGAATAACAATGCGAACGTTCGAGTCATCCATGCTTCACCAGATGCGCCAGCAGTTGATATTTATGTAGATGGGCAACCAGCCTTTAAGAACGCAGCTTTCAAAGATGTGACAGACTATGCAGTGTTGGCTCCAGGTGAGAAGACAATTCAAGTATTTGCTTCTTCTGCTAATGGAGAAGGAAAGCCAGTCCTTGAACAAAAACTATCTGTAGAAGCAGGAGAAAATTATTCCGTACTTGCGGTCGGTAAGCTCGAGAATCTTGCGTTAAAAGTACTAGAAGACCAAAAGGGATCAGGTGAAAAAGCTGGTTTAAGAGCCGTACATGCATCACCAAATGCGCCGGCAGTTGACATCGGGGTTAAGGGTGGAGATGCACTTATTAAAAACCTTGCTTTTACCCAAAACTCGGAATACCAGTTTATTGATCCAGGAACGTACAATCTAGAAATTCGACCGGCCGGAACGGATAAAGCGGTGTTGGATCTACCTAATTTACCAGTAGAAGCTGGAGTAAACTACACCGCAATTGCATTAGGTTTATTAGATGGAGATCCATCATTAAATGTTATTCTTCTAAAAGATGGGAAATAA